The following are encoded together in the Chloroflexota bacterium genome:
- a CDS encoding glycosyltransferase family 39 protein produces the protein MVQAAFLMMNWRNRLLTIGVLLVAFAARLYTLGDVPFWYDEGLVGWTARRWIVDTALWTAADVHPPLYFWAVTVWRLFAGETEFALRLLSVAFGLLSVVAVYKIGERIHDPALGNLAALFLGLSRFHIWWSQELRMYILGSMFMLFSVWLTLRIAHGRPRRADWVAYVLVSLGGLLSIYLVAFALAFESLYMTILLALGWLNQRSGGARFAAAQGLVTWRKYLGWVAAQATVVLLFLPWFILFARSYRTWSDSTPFEFTLFVQFYSTMLAAGAAANIDEWLWPVLGVWAILLAGALIGLRGKHDGAGRRGGWLIVFLLVLPPLTVYLGTSPRSFFYTPRVEARYLFPFIWTFSLVLAWSVWRIARAQKWLGVVAAIVVIGVFLAANSQYYAGRIPNDVYQSLTATLRAQMLPGDGVVLHDDRTWPIFEFYFQQPDRIWRGVPNGARMREGDAERLLGDFWQAHDALWMVWNEDALRIDEGHQLELWLASRAVLTHETGFGTKRLILYVRTPERAQAFGRLSPGAAPTYRTPMTVGGGLTLVGYDQALRRYRVGDDVLVGLYWQNTTPATLAAVLKDAAGREVARQTLAVPAGASRSVARFAVTTALAPGSYQVVVVMGDTAQSVAQAEIASSSGASATTGLPSFTPHEVRFQNGIRLLGYDMLGTLLHPGDNVQLTLYWQTDQPVAQRYKVFVHLLGTQWNPRSNNPLWGQRDQEPANGALPTTAWGVGSVIEDAYLFRIAPDAPPGKYQIEIGMYHPTTGERLMVQAADGTADHAILFDVQVQ, from the coding sequence GGTGCAGGCCGCCTTCCTTATGATGAACTGGCGCAACCGATTACTGACGATTGGCGTACTGCTGGTTGCCTTTGCCGCGCGACTGTACACGCTGGGCGATGTGCCGTTCTGGTACGATGAAGGACTCGTCGGCTGGACGGCGCGCCGCTGGATTGTTGACACCGCGCTCTGGACCGCCGCCGACGTTCACCCGCCGCTCTACTTCTGGGCGGTCACCGTCTGGCGGCTGTTCGCCGGCGAGACCGAGTTTGCGCTGCGCTTGCTCTCGGTCGCGTTCGGCCTCCTGTCGGTCGTTGCGGTCTACAAGATCGGCGAGCGCATTCACGACCCCGCGCTCGGCAATCTGGCCGCGCTGTTCCTCGGCCTAAGCCGCTTCCACATCTGGTGGTCGCAGGAACTGCGGATGTACATTCTCGGTTCCATGTTCATGCTGTTCTCCGTCTGGCTGACCCTCCGTATCGCGCACGGCCGCCCGCGGCGCGCCGATTGGGTCGCCTACGTGCTGGTCTCGCTCGGCGGCCTGCTGTCGATCTACCTCGTTGCCTTCGCGCTCGCCTTCGAGTCGCTCTACATGACGATCCTGCTGGCGCTCGGCTGGCTGAACCAGCGCAGCGGCGGCGCGCGCTTTGCGGCGGCGCAGGGGTTGGTGACCTGGCGCAAGTACCTTGGCTGGGTCGCGGCGCAGGCAACGGTGGTGCTGCTCTTCCTGCCCTGGTTCATCCTCTTCGCCCGCAGCTATCGCACCTGGTCGGACTCGACGCCGTTCGAGTTTACGCTGTTCGTGCAGTTCTACTCGACGATGCTGGCGGCCGGGGCCGCGGCGAATATCGACGAGTGGCTGTGGCCGGTGCTCGGCGTCTGGGCGATCCTGCTGGCCGGCGCGCTGATTGGCTTGCGCGGCAAGCATGACGGCGCAGGGCGGCGCGGCGGCTGGCTGATTGTGTTCCTGCTGGTGCTGCCGCCGCTGACGGTCTACCTCGGCACCTCGCCGCGCAGCTTCTTCTACACGCCGCGCGTCGAAGCGCGCTACCTGTTCCCGTTCATCTGGACGTTCTCGCTCGTGCTGGCGTGGAGCGTCTGGCGCATCGCGCGGGCGCAGAAGTGGCTGGGCGTGGTGGCCGCCATCGTCGTAATCGGCGTGTTTCTCGCGGCGAACAGCCAGTACTACGCCGGGCGCATTCCGAACGACGTGTACCAGTCACTGACGGCGACCCTGCGCGCGCAGATGCTGCCGGGTGATGGCGTGGTGCTGCACGACGACCGCACCTGGCCGATCTTCGAGTTCTACTTCCAGCAGCCGGATCGCATCTGGCGCGGCGTGCCGAACGGCGCGCGCATGCGCGAAGGCGACGCCGAGCGACTGCTCGGCGACTTCTGGCAGGCGCACGACGCGCTCTGGATGGTCTGGAACGAGGACGCATTGCGCATCGACGAGGGGCACCAGTTGGAGCTGTGGCTGGCCTCGCGTGCGGTGCTGACGCACGAGACCGGCTTCGGCACCAAGAGGCTTATCCTATATGTGCGCACACCGGAACGCGCGCAGGCGTTCGGACGCCTGTCGCCGGGAGCCGCACCGACCTATCGCACACCAATGACGGTGGGCGGAGGCCTGACGCTCGTCGGCTACGACCAGGCGTTGCGCCGCTATCGTGTCGGCGACGACGTGCTAGTCGGCCTGTACTGGCAAAACACGACGCCCGCCACGCTCGCCGCCGTATTGAAGGATGCGGCCGGGCGCGAAGTGGCGCGGCAGACGCTTGCGGTGCCGGCGGGCGCATCGCGTTCGGTAGCGCGCTTTGCGGTGACGACTGCGCTTGCACCGGGCAGTTATCAAGTTGTGGTGGTGATGGGCGATACCGCTCAGTCGGTGGCTCAGGCGGAGATCGCTTCCAGCAGCGGCGCGTCGGCGACAACCGGTTTGCCATCGTTCACGCCGCATGAGGTGCGCTTTCAGAACGGCATCCGCCTGCTAGGCTACGATATGCTCGGGACGCTGCTGCACCCTGGCGACAACGTGCAACTGACGCTCTACTGGCAGACCGATCAGCCGGTCGCGCAGCGCTACAAAGTGTTTGTGCACCTGCTTGGTACGCAGTGGAACCCGCGCAGCAACAACCCGCTGTGGGGCCAGCGCGATCAGGAGCCGGCGAACGGCGCGCTGCCGACGACCGCCTGGGGTGTGGGCAGTGTCATTGAGGATGCGTACCTGTTCCGCATTGCGCCGGATGCGCCGCCAGGCAAGTACCAAATTGAGATCGGCATGTATCATCCGACGACCGGCGAGCGCCTGATGGTGCAGGCGGCCGACGGCACAGCCGATCACGCGATCCTGTTTGACGTCCAGGTTCAGTAA